The region TACGCCCTGCCGCAGGTCACCTTCCTGGCGGATAACACCTCGCTGGTCCAAAAGCTGCGATGCGTGTGGGTTTCCTCGCCGGCGACTTCTTGCGCGTCACGGCTGGTACCTCTGGCAAGACCCTGCCGCGCTCGCGCTTTATCAACGCCAAGAAGGCAGTGGAGATGTGCCCGACCGGCTTCAAGCAGGGACTTAAGGGCGCGTGGGTGAACTACGACGGCCAGATGGTCGACGATGCCCGCTTTGTTACCGCTGTTGCCCGCACCGCGGCTGGTTATGGTGCGAAAATCATCACCCGTGCCGAGGTCACCAACGCCACCGGCGACCAGGTGACCTTCACCGACACCCTCCACAACGAGGAGTACACAATCAACGCGCGTGCGGTCATCAATGCCACGGGTGTCTGGGCTGGCCAGCTCGATGAAAACATCAAGGTCCACCCTGCCCGCGGTACTCACTTGGTACTGGATGCAGAAAAACTCGGTAACCCTGAAGGTGCCCTGACGGTTCCGCTGGGCGGTTCTATTTCTCGTTATCTGTTCATCCTTCCGGCCCCGCACAGGCGCTGCTACCTGGGTCTGACGGATGAGGACAACGGCGACGACATC is a window of Corynebacterium camporealensis DNA encoding:
- a CDS encoding FAD-dependent oxidoreductase is translated as MCPTGFKQGLKGAWVNYDGQMVDDARFVTAVARTAAGYGAKIITRAEVTNATGDQVTFTDTLHNEEYTINARAVINATGVWAGQLDENIKVHPARGTHLVLDAEKLGNPEGALTVPLGGSISRYLFILPAPHRRCYLGLTDEDNGDDIPDVPYTGTHGMSDKAPSWFSTDIPTLDLWKWQ